Proteins encoded together in one Camelina sativa cultivar DH55 chromosome 9, Cs, whole genome shotgun sequence window:
- the LOC104714289 gene encoding probable CCR4-associated factor 1 homolog 6 — protein sequence MSLFLKDDSIQIREVWNDNLEEEMDLIRDVVDDFPYVAMDTEFPGIVVRPVGTFKSNADYHYETLKTNVNILKMIQLGLTFSNEQGDLPTCGTDNKYCIWQFNFREFDLDSDIFAVDSIELLKQSGIDLAKNTQDGIDSKRFAELLMSSGIVLNENVHWVTFHSGYDFGYLLKLLTCQNLPDSQTDFFKLINVYFPTVYDIKHLMKFCNSLHGGLNKLAELLEVERVGICHQAGSDSLLTSCTFRKLKENFFVGPLQKYSGVLYGLGVENGQVAI from the coding sequence ATGTCTCTGTTTCTGAAAGACGATTCTATCCAAATCCGCGAAGTCTGGAACGATAACCTCGAAGAAGAAATGGATCTGATCCGAGACGTCGTCGACGATTTCCCTTACGTCGCCATGGACACTGAGTTCCCAGGTATCGTCGTTCGACCCGTCGGTACTTTCAAATCCAACGCCGATTACCACTACGAGACCTTAAAGACAAACGTCAACATCCTCAAAATGATTCAGCTCGGCCTCACCTTCTCCAACGAGCAAGGTGACCTCCCCACCTGTGGAACCGACAACAAGTACTGCATCTGGCAATTCAATTTCCGAGAATTCGATCTCGATTCCGATATCTTCGCTGTCGATTCAATCGAGCTTCTCAAACAATCAGGCATCGACTTGGCGAAGAACACACAAGACGGGATCGATTCCAAGAGGTTCGCTGAGCTCCTCATGTCCTCTGGTATTGTGTTGAACGAAAACGTGCATTGGGTTACGTTTCACAGCGGATACGATTTCGGATACTTGCTTAAGCTGTTGACTTGCCAGAACCTGCCTGATTCGCAGACGGATTTCTTCAAGCTGATCAACGTTTATTTCCCGACGGTGTACGATATTAAACACTTGATGAAGTTCTGTAACAGCCTTCACGGTGGTTTGAACAAGCTTGCTGAGTTGCTTGAAGTTGAGAGAGTTGGGATATGTCACCAAGCTGGTTCGGATAGTTTGCTCACGTCTTGTACTTTCAGAAAGCTCAAGGAGAATTTCTTCGTTGGTCCTTTGCAGAAATATTCTGGTGTTTTGTATGGATTAGGTGTTGAAAATGGTCAGGTTGCTATCTAA
- the LOC104714294 gene encoding nucleolar GTP-binding protein 1-like isoform X2, which produces MASLNITTGLSTSFHFLHSLRQCRNLQTAVSPIVSSSYLPTSYITQKQIEIPTSPEKQAPPVQEGLGAFQKLPMVMPSIDLYCSALRKSKRVQPTKGIANIAKRERNRGAKQLDAFMKELALPLKGYMESFPRKRLLHPYERSLIELTLGEGKYEEVLGKVDVLRKKVLSVGKEHASLCAKALSKKEAEERLSEGVEKLELVFQQQGRAVDDLLSIAKVLRAMPVVDLEMPTLCLVGAPNVGKSSLVRILSTGKPEICNYPFTTRGILMGHIVLNYQRFQVTDTPGLLRRCDEDRNNLEKLTLAVLTHLPTAVLYVHDLTGECGTSPSDQFRIYKEMKERFKDYLWIDAVSKCDLLGGSPVIYAKEDRSSDDEEIIKYRETGPDESIHVSVKTEQGLNELKSKVKEVLSNEMEKIKSGDKVDQSGEEVDQSVGS; this is translated from the exons ATGGCGTCTCTTAACATCACCACAGGATTGTCTACAAGCTTTCATTTTCTCCACAG CTTGCGTCAATGTCGGAATCTTCAGACGGCTGTTTCTCCAATCGTCAGTTCAAGCTACTTGCCCACTTCCTACATTACTCAGAAGCAGATTGAAATCCCTACCTCCcct GAAAAACAAGCGCCACCAGTACAGGAAGGTTTGGGTGCTTTTCAAAAGCTCCCCATGGTGATGCCATCTATTGATTTATATTGTTCTGCACTCAGGAAGTCCAAAAGAGTTCAACCAACCAAAG GCATTGCTAATATTGCGAAGCGAGAAAGAAATAGAGGTGCTAAGCAGCTTGATGCATTCATGAAG GAATTGGCCCTACCTTTAAAAGGATACATGGAAAGTTTCCCGAGGAAGAGACTATTACATCCATATGAAAGGTCTCTTATTGAGTTGACACTTGGTGAAGGCAAGTATGAGGAG GTGTTAGGAAAAGTTGATGTTCTGAGGAAGAAGGTTCTGTCTGTTGGGAAAGAACATGCTTCTCTCTGTGCTAAG GCTTTGTCAaagaaagaagcagaggaaCGCTTGAGCGAAGGTGTTGAGAAGCTTGAATTGGTTTTCCAACAACAAGGGAGAGCTGTTGATGATTTGCTAAGTATAGCGAAG GTTTTGAGGGCTATGCCAGTTGTTGACTTGGAAATGCCAACTCTTTGCCTTGTCGGAGCACCAAACGTTGGGAAATCATCGTTAGTCCGCATTCTTTCAACAGGGAAGCCTGAG ATATGCAATTACCCTTTTACTACCAGAGGAATTCTGATGGGTCACATCGTTTTGAACTACCAACGATTTCAG GTGACAGACACCCCTGGGCTTCTTAGGAGATGTGATG AGGATAGGAATAATCTAGAGAAGTTAACTCTTGCTGTACTCACTCATCTTCCAACTGCGGTTCTATATGTTCATGATCTAACTGGAGAATGTGGGACTTCTCCTTCCGATCAG TTTCGAATTTataaagagatgaaagagaggTTTAAAGATTACCTGTGGATTGATGCTGTGTCCAAATGCGATCTGCTGGGAGGCTCGCCGGTGATCTATGCCAAAGAAGATAGAAGCAGCGATGACGAGGAAATCATTAAGTACCGTGAAACAGGACCTGATGAATCAATTCATGTCTCGGTGAAAACAGAACAAGGTCTCAATGAG CTAAAGAGCAAAGTGAAGGAAGTACTGAGCAATGAGATGGAAAAGATCAAAAGTGGAGACAAGGTTGATCAAAGTGGAGAAGAAGTTGATCAAAGTGTTGGTAGTTGA
- the LOC104714293 gene encoding F-box protein At1g80960-like yields MDRSSSSSSVTVENVDWISTLPDDLLLMILSRLSTEEAVRTSVVSKRWVHVWKHMSHLVFDMRKKFTDSNITLDVSNRVVTLMTKIINNHRGHLESCVIVDYKSEMLNTWIQSLTGMRQTKHLTLRHRFGLEKWPICPGFPQDSFSSSSLTSLSLSSYILRTSHSFNNCQNLMTLKLSCTYAPDVGVFNRILASCPSLEVLVLGIGCTKKSGTLKIDNKRLKLLKVSSPCIGIDGIKVSSPNLHILVIVESLSCGRYNFDLTSPLLQFNRNLARLSLPHVSYNISQEENCKGHEEYVVNSCGAFLRGWLALMSVSVDLMNPREVARLRQVLLVWTVPIIELELIFKNNNAPREEVGKDKLWSENIKEPFPNAKLLVDSLWMYNFSGSEEEFALVSCLIRQRTVKRNIMIKTTSFPDRKKLEIETAVAKLQSLKAKDQWALTIKCF; encoded by the exons ATGGatagatcatcatcatcatcatctgttaCAGTCGAAAATGTTGATTGGATCAGTACACTCCCCGATGATTTATTGCTCATGATCTTATCAAGACTGTCCACAGAAGAAGCGGTAAGGACGAGCGTTGTGTCCAAACGATGGGTACATGTGTGGAAGCACATGTCTCATCTAGTTTTTGACATGCGAAAGAAGTTTACCGATTCTAACATTACCCTCGATGTTTCGAATCGTGTTGTTACACTGATGACCAAG ATTATTAACAATCACCGTGGACATCTAGAGAGTTGTGTAATTGTCGATTACAAAAGCGAGATGCTTAATACTTGGATTCAATCGCTCACCGGTATGAGGCAGACCAAGCATCTCACACTTAGACACCGTTTTGGACTAGAGAAGTGGCCAATATGTCCCGGCTTCCCACAAGACTCATTCTCATCTTCAAGCCTCACATCACTCTCGCTATCGTCATACATATTAAGAACCTCGCATTCCTTCAACAACTGCCAAAATCTCATGACCCTCAAACTCTCATGTACGTACGCCCCTGATGTTGGAGTCTTTAACAGAATCCTCGCATCTTGCCCTTCCCTGGAGGTGCTTGTACTAGGCATCGGTTGCACCAAAAAGAGTGGTACTTTGAAGATTGACAACAAAAGATTAAAGCTCTTGAAAGTGTCATCACCTTGCATTGGGATTGATGGCATTAAAGTGTCTTCACCTAATTTGCATATCCTCGTTATCGTTGAAAGTCTCTCATGTGGGAGATATAACTTTGACCTCACGTCTCCTCTACTCCAGTTTAATAGAAACTTGGCAAGGTTAAGCTTGCCTCACGTCAGCTACAACATATCACag GAGGAAAATTGCAAAGGGCATGAAGAATATGTGGTAAACTCATGTGGTGCGTTCTTGAGAGGATGGCTTGCACTCATGTCAGTGAGTGTAGATTTAATGAATCCAAGAGAAGTTGCGAGGTTAAGACAAGTCTTACTTGTATGGACTGTTCCCATTATTGAGCTTGAGCTAATATTTAAG AATAACAATGCTCCGAGGGAAGAAGTTGGTAAGGACAAGTTGTGGAGTGAGAATATCAAAGAGCCGTTCCCAAATGCTAAACTTCTCGTGGATTCTTTGTGGATGTATAACTTCAGCGGTTCAGAGGAAGAGTTTGCGTTGGTGTCGTGTTTGATTAGGCAAAGGACTGtgaaaagaaatataatgaTCAAGACAACGTCGTTTCCTGATAGAAAGAAATTGGAGATAGAAACGGCTGTCGCTAAGCTACAATCACTCAAAGCGAAAGATCAATGGGCGCTTACCATCAAATGTTTCTGA
- the LOC104714294 gene encoding nucleolar GTP-binding protein 1-like isoform X1, which translates to MKLASSLVPHQWRLLTSPQDCLQAFIFSTANTTKSRTYWSPTLRQCRNLQTAVSPIVSSSYLPTSYITQKQIEIPTSPEKQAPPVQEGLGAFQKLPMVMPSIDLYCSALRKSKRVQPTKGIANIAKRERNRGAKQLDAFMKELALPLKGYMESFPRKRLLHPYERSLIELTLGEGKYEEVLGKVDVLRKKVLSVGKEHASLCAKALSKKEAEERLSEGVEKLELVFQQQGRAVDDLLSIAKVLRAMPVVDLEMPTLCLVGAPNVGKSSLVRILSTGKPEICNYPFTTRGILMGHIVLNYQRFQVTDTPGLLRRCDEDRNNLEKLTLAVLTHLPTAVLYVHDLTGECGTSPSDQFRIYKEMKERFKDYLWIDAVSKCDLLGGSPVIYAKEDRSSDDEEIIKYRETGPDESIHVSVKTEQGLNELKSKVKEVLSNEMEKIKSGDKVDQSGEEVDQSVGS; encoded by the exons ATGAAATTGGCGTCGAGCTTGGTTCCTCATCAATGGCGTCTCTTAACATCACCACAGGATTGTCTACAAGCTTTCATTTTCTCCACAG CCAACACCACAAAGTCTCGCACTTACTGGTCTCCAACCTTGCGTCAATGTCGGAATCTTCAGACGGCTGTTTCTCCAATCGTCAGTTCAAGCTACTTGCCCACTTCCTACATTACTCAGAAGCAGATTGAAATCCCTACCTCCcct GAAAAACAAGCGCCACCAGTACAGGAAGGTTTGGGTGCTTTTCAAAAGCTCCCCATGGTGATGCCATCTATTGATTTATATTGTTCTGCACTCAGGAAGTCCAAAAGAGTTCAACCAACCAAAG GCATTGCTAATATTGCGAAGCGAGAAAGAAATAGAGGTGCTAAGCAGCTTGATGCATTCATGAAG GAATTGGCCCTACCTTTAAAAGGATACATGGAAAGTTTCCCGAGGAAGAGACTATTACATCCATATGAAAGGTCTCTTATTGAGTTGACACTTGGTGAAGGCAAGTATGAGGAG GTGTTAGGAAAAGTTGATGTTCTGAGGAAGAAGGTTCTGTCTGTTGGGAAAGAACATGCTTCTCTCTGTGCTAAG GCTTTGTCAaagaaagaagcagaggaaCGCTTGAGCGAAGGTGTTGAGAAGCTTGAATTGGTTTTCCAACAACAAGGGAGAGCTGTTGATGATTTGCTAAGTATAGCGAAG GTTTTGAGGGCTATGCCAGTTGTTGACTTGGAAATGCCAACTCTTTGCCTTGTCGGAGCACCAAACGTTGGGAAATCATCGTTAGTCCGCATTCTTTCAACAGGGAAGCCTGAG ATATGCAATTACCCTTTTACTACCAGAGGAATTCTGATGGGTCACATCGTTTTGAACTACCAACGATTTCAG GTGACAGACACCCCTGGGCTTCTTAGGAGATGTGATG AGGATAGGAATAATCTAGAGAAGTTAACTCTTGCTGTACTCACTCATCTTCCAACTGCGGTTCTATATGTTCATGATCTAACTGGAGAATGTGGGACTTCTCCTTCCGATCAG TTTCGAATTTataaagagatgaaagagaggTTTAAAGATTACCTGTGGATTGATGCTGTGTCCAAATGCGATCTGCTGGGAGGCTCGCCGGTGATCTATGCCAAAGAAGATAGAAGCAGCGATGACGAGGAAATCATTAAGTACCGTGAAACAGGACCTGATGAATCAATTCATGTCTCGGTGAAAACAGAACAAGGTCTCAATGAG CTAAAGAGCAAAGTGAAGGAAGTACTGAGCAATGAGATGGAAAAGATCAAAAGTGGAGACAAGGTTGATCAAAGTGGAGAAGAAGTTGATCAAAGTGTTGGTAGTTGA
- the LOC104714299 gene encoding aquaporin NIP6-1 isoform X1, with amino-acid sequence MDHEEIPSMPSTPATTPGTPGAPLFGGFEGKRNGHNGRYTPKSLLKSCKCFSVDNEWALEDGRLPPVSCSLPPPNVSLYRKLGAEFVGTLILIFAGTATAIVNQKTDGAVTLIGCAATAGLAVMIVILSTGHISGAHLNPAVTIAFAALKHFNWKHVPVYIGAQVLASICAAFALKAVFEPTMSGGVTVPTVGLSQAFALEFIISFNLMFVVTAVATDTRAVGELAGIAVGATVMLNILIAGPATSASMNPVRTLGPAIAANNYRAIWVYLTAPILGALIGAGTYTIVKLPEEDEGPKERRSFRR; translated from the exons ATGGATCATGAGGAAATCCCATCAATGCCCTCAACGCCGGCTACAACCCCGGGGACTCCAGGAGCGCCGCTCTTTGGAGGATTCGAAGGGAAGAGGAATGGGCATAATGGTAGATACACACCAAAGTCACTTCTCAAAAGCTGCAAGTGTTTCAGTGTTGACAATGAATGGGCTCTTGAAGATGGAAGACTCCCTCCGGTCTCTTGCTCCCTTCCTCCCCCTAACGTCTCTCTCTACCGCAAG TTGGGTGCAGAGTTTGTTGGGACGCTGATCCTGATATTCGCCGGAACAGCGACGGCGATCGTGAATCAGAAGACAGATGGGGCTGTGACGCTTATTGGTTGCGCAGCCACAGCTGGTTTGGCTGTCATGATCGTTATATTATCGACTGGTCACATCTCTGGGGCGCATCTCAATCCGGCTGTCACCATTGCCTTTGCTGCTCTCAAACACTTCAACTGGAAACAC GTGCCAGTGTATATCGGAGCTCAGGTATTGGCCTCCATCTGTGCGGCATTTGCACTGAAAGCAGTGTTTGAACCGACCATGAGCGGTGGTGTAACGGTGCCGACGGTGGGTCTCAGCCAAGCCTTCGCTTTGGAGTTCATTATCAGCTTCAACCTCATGTTCGTGGTCACAGCCGTAGCAACCGACACCAGAGCT GTGGGAGAGTTGGCGGGAATTGCGGTTGGAGCAACGGTCATGCTTAACATACTCATAGCTGG ACCTGCAACTTCTGCTTCGATGAATCCAGTAAGAACACTAGGTCCAGCCATTGCAGCAAACAACTACAGAGCTATTTGGGTTTACCTTACTGCACCAATCCTTGGAGCGTTGATCGGAGCAGGAACATACACGATCGTGAAGTTGCCAGAGGAAGATGAAGGACCCAAAGAGAGGAGGAGCTTCAGAAGATGA
- the LOC104714299 gene encoding aquaporin NIP6-1 isoform X2: protein MDHEEIPSMPSTPATTPGTPGAPLFGGFEGKRNGHNGRYTPKSLLKSCKCFSVDNEWALEDGRLPPVSCSLPPPNVSLYRKLGAEFVGTLILIFAGTATAIVNQKTDGAVTLIGCAATAGLAVMIVILSTGHISGAHLNPAVTIAFAALKHFNWKHVPVYIGAQVLASICAAFALKAVFEPTMSGGVTVPTVGLSQAFALEFIISFNLMFVVTAVATDTRAVGELAGIAVGATVMLNILIAGSRCCVQQTCNFCFDESSKNTRSSHCSKQLQSYLGLPYCTNPWSVDRSRNIHDREVARGR, encoded by the exons ATGGATCATGAGGAAATCCCATCAATGCCCTCAACGCCGGCTACAACCCCGGGGACTCCAGGAGCGCCGCTCTTTGGAGGATTCGAAGGGAAGAGGAATGGGCATAATGGTAGATACACACCAAAGTCACTTCTCAAAAGCTGCAAGTGTTTCAGTGTTGACAATGAATGGGCTCTTGAAGATGGAAGACTCCCTCCGGTCTCTTGCTCCCTTCCTCCCCCTAACGTCTCTCTCTACCGCAAG TTGGGTGCAGAGTTTGTTGGGACGCTGATCCTGATATTCGCCGGAACAGCGACGGCGATCGTGAATCAGAAGACAGATGGGGCTGTGACGCTTATTGGTTGCGCAGCCACAGCTGGTTTGGCTGTCATGATCGTTATATTATCGACTGGTCACATCTCTGGGGCGCATCTCAATCCGGCTGTCACCATTGCCTTTGCTGCTCTCAAACACTTCAACTGGAAACAC GTGCCAGTGTATATCGGAGCTCAGGTATTGGCCTCCATCTGTGCGGCATTTGCACTGAAAGCAGTGTTTGAACCGACCATGAGCGGTGGTGTAACGGTGCCGACGGTGGGTCTCAGCCAAGCCTTCGCTTTGGAGTTCATTATCAGCTTCAACCTCATGTTCGTGGTCACAGCCGTAGCAACCGACACCAGAGCT GTGGGAGAGTTGGCGGGAATTGCGGTTGGAGCAACGGTCATGCTTAACATACTCATAGCTGG ATCAAGATGTTGTGTTCAACAGACCTGCAACTTCTGCTTCGATGAATCCAGTAAGAACACTAGGTCCAGCCATTGCAGCAAACAACTACAGAGCTATTTGGGTTTACCTTACTGCACCAATCCTTGGAGCGTTGATCGGAGCAGGAACATACACGATCGTGAAGTTGCCAGAGGAAGATGA
- the LOC104714295 gene encoding factor of DNA methylation 5-like: MCEELKEKNEELKKVIAEKNKELEKVKKEMNEKLEEERYEVEGLKDTISALFFKDRQSNHEIHEARRELISGLTDLSDKRSTIRVKRMGELDEKAFVKACKGRFTDEKAEVEQYFLCSTWQEYIRDPAWHPFKRVGTGENITEVVDEDDAKLKNLKEEWGEEVKNAVKKAVEEINEFNPSGRYLVPELWNFNQKRKATLKEGIAQLMTLIKTHKRKYPYL, from the exons ATGTGCGAAGAGCTTAAGGAGAAAAACGAAGAGCTGAAGAAAGTAATAGCAGAGAAGAATAAAGAGCTGGAGAAGGTAAAGAAGGAGATGAACGAAAAGCTGGAAGAGGAACGTTATGAAGTAGAAGGGTTAAAGGATACGATCTCTGCCCTTTTCTTCAAAGATCGTCAAAGCAATCATGAGATACACGAAGCACGCCGTGAATTGATCagt GGATTGACAGATTTATCTGACAAGAGATCCACGATCAGAGTCAAGCGCATGGGAGAATTAGACGAAAAGGCGTTTGTGAAAGCATGTAAGGGGAGATTCACCGACGAAAAAGCTGAGGTGGAGCAGTACTTCCTTTGCTCGACATGGCAGGAATACATCAGAGATCCAGCGTGGCACCCATTCAAACGCGTGGGGACTGGAGAAAATATCACG GAAGTGGTGGATGAAGACGATGCGAAACTTAAGAATCTGAAAGAAGAGTGGGGTGAAGAGGTGAAGAACGCAGTCAAAAAAGCAGTCGAGGAAATCAATGAGTTTAACCCAAGTGGCCGGTACTTAGTTCCGGAACTTTGGAACtttaaccaaaagagaaaagccACACTCAAAGAAGGAATTGCTCAACTGATGACACTGATCAAAACTCACAAACGCAAGTACCCATACCTATGA
- the LOC104714296 gene encoding factor of DNA methylation 5-like has product MNGIYEKAIDNAIALETEKLQKIRMEAIEKKNQEIKRLNKEMIKKLEEERCELEGLEYTNSALLLKKRQSNDEIQEARKELIRGFRDLSCDDRSTIGVKRMGQLDKKPFIQVCKQRFTGEENIELEHDMLCWKWQRTVTDPSWYPFKRVSSGEKMKEVVDEEDDKLKTLREEWGEDVKNAVKTALEELNEFNPSGRYTVPLLWNFEQGRKATLKEGIAQMTKEVKALKRQLT; this is encoded by the exons ATGAATGGAATATATGAAAAAGCGATTGATAATGCAATAGCTCTAGAGACTGAGAAGCTACAGAAGATTCGTATGGAAGCGatcgagaagaagaatcaagagaTTAAGAGATTAAACAAGGAGATGATTAAAAAATTGGAAGAAGAGCGTTGTGAGTTGGAAGGGCTCGAGTATACTAACTCTGCCTTGCTCCTCAAGAAGCGTCAGAGCAACGATGAGATTCAAGAAGCACGCAAAGAATTGATTAGG GGTTTTAGGGATTTGTCGTGTGATGATAGATCCACGATTGGAGTCAAGAGGATGGGACAACTTGATAAGAAGCCTTTCATTCAGGTATGTAAGCAGAGATTCACTGGTGAAGAAAACATTGAGTTGGAACACGACATGCTTTGCTGGAAATGGCAGCGTACCGTCACCGATCCATCATGGTACCCTTTCAAACGAGTTAGCAGTGGAGAGAAAAtgaag GAAGtggtggatgaagaagatgataaactTAAGACTCTGAGAGAAGAGTGGGGAGAAGATGTGAAGAACGCGGTTAAGACAGCACTCGAGGAGCTCAATGAGTTCAATCCAAGTGGCCGTTACACAGTTCCGCTACTGTGGAATTTTGAACAAGGGAGGAAAGCAACACTCAAAGAAGGTATTGCTCAGATGACTAAGGAGGTCAAGGCTCTCAAACGCCAACTAACCTGA
- the LOC104714297 gene encoding factor of DNA methylation 5-like, with the protein MMKETTTTQQKRKMKERNDLNEEQKSVLQEMNVKIEKVVSQGINKLSKGIKEEEMNKVKEEMDRKMDEMRKKLEDYRLEIEDLENVNRALVLKERQSNDELQEPRKELKRGFSDLSDGVESTTSTIGIKRMGEIDMKPFLDLSCKRRLRSGKVEDQVTLYSAWQRLVKDSEWNPFKRVGSGENMKEVVDEDDDRLKNLGEEVKKAVKTALEELNEYNPSGRYPVPILWNFEQDRQAKLKEGIAHLTDEIKTLKKKLA; encoded by the exons ATGATGAAAGAAACCACTACCACccaacagaaaagaaaaatgaaagagaggAACGATCTGAACGAAGAGCAGAAAAGTGTACTACAAGAAATGAATGTAAAGATTGAGAAGGTTGTTTCTCAAGGGATTAACAAACTAAGCAAGGgcatcaaagaagaagaaatgaataaAGTCAAAGAGGAGATGGATAGAAAGATGGAcgagatgagaaagaagttggAGGATTACCGTTTGGAGATTGAAGATTTAGAGAACGTGAACAGAGCCCTTGTTCTTAAAGAACGTCAATCCAATGATGAGCTACAGGAACCTCGCAAAGAACTGAAAAGA GGTTTTAGTGATTTATCGGATGGTGTTGAATCAACAACATCCACTATTGGAATTAAGAGAATGGGAGAAATTGATATGAAGCCATTCCTTGATTTATCATGCAAGCGAAGATTGAGGAGTGGAAAAGTTGAAGACCAAGTGACGCTCTACTCTGCATGGCAGAGACTTGTAAAAGATTCGGAGTGGAACCCATTCAAACGAGTGGGTAGTGGAGAGAACAtgaag GAAGTGGTAGACGAAGACGATGACAGACTTAAAAATCTGGGAGAAGAGGTGAAGAAAGCGGTTAAGACAGCACTTGAGGAGTTGAACGAGTATAACCCAAGTGGCCGGTACCCAGTTCCGATACTGTGGAATTTTGAACAAGACAGGCAAGCAAAACTGAAAGAGGGGATTGCACACTTGACTGATGAGATCAAAACACTCAAAAAAAAGCTTGCATAA
- the LOC104714298 gene encoding 60S ribosomal protein L7-1 encodes MVEEEAKGVEIMAGEEAKGLDYIPEIILKKRKNRDELAFIRKKQLELGNFGKKKHKKVSDIKRPEDFVLEFRAKEIDLIRMKQRVKRPKSTPPPVKSNLVFIIRIQGGKSDMHPKTKRILNNLQLRSTFTGVFARATDSLFQKLLKVQPYVTYGYPNDKSVKDLIYKKGYTIIEGNPVPLTDNNIIEQALGEHKIFGIEDLVNEIARVGDHFREVMRFLGPLKLNKPTAGVLNRKKQVFSEGGDTGNREDKINDLINKLN; translated from the exons atggttgaagaagaagctaaggGAGTAGAGATAATGGCCGGAGAAGAAGCTAAGGGTTTGGATTACATACCGGAGATTATactgaagaagaggaagaacagagaTGAGCTTGCCTTTATCAGGAAGAAGCAACTTGAGTTGGGCAATTTCGGCAAGAAGAAGCACAAGAAAGTCTCTGATATCAAACGTCCTGAAGATTTTGTCCTTGAGTTCAGGGCTAAG GAAATAGATCTTATCAGGATGAAGCAAAGGGTCAAGAGGCCAAAGTCAACTCCTCCACCAGTTAAATCTAATCTGGTTTTCATCATACGTATACAAGGAGG CAAGAGTGATATGCACCCAAAGACCAAGAGGATTCTTAACAATCTACAACTGAGGAGCACCTTTACTGGTGTATTTGCCAGAGCCACTGACAGTTTGTTCCAAAAGCTTCTCAAAGTGCAGCCTTATGTCACTTATGG ATACCCCAATGATAAGAGCGTCAAGGACCTCATATACAAAAAGGGATACACAATAATAGAGGGCAATCCTGTTCCTCTTACCGACAACAACATTATCGAACAG GCTCTAGGAGAACACAAAATCTTTGGGATAGAAGACCTTGTGAATGAGATAGCAAGGGTTGGTGATCATTTCAGAGAAGTGATGAGATTTTTGGGACCGTTGAAACTCAACAAGCCCACGGCTGGTGTTTTGAACAGGAAGAAGCAAGTATTCAGCGAAGGAGGTGATACTGGTAACCGCGAAGATAAGATCAATGATCTCATCAACAAATTGAATTAG